The following proteins come from a genomic window of candidate division WOR-3 bacterium:
- a CDS encoding DivIVA domain-containing protein yields the protein MPLTPIEIKNKNFSTAIGGFNKKEVKAFLAIVSKEIEELRNERASLAQKVDELSMRIAGIEKTEALLKETLMTAQKATSEIKDNAKKEAELIISKAKTEAENIKHHLQEQIQRMEKVIADLQVQKINLISQIKSMITNFSMLIEQMESKEKKS from the coding sequence ATGCCATTGACGCCGATTGAAATAAAAAACAAAAATTTCTCTACTGCTATTGGTGGCTTTAATAAAAAAGAGGTTAAAGCCTTTTTGGCCATAGTGAGTAAAGAAATCGAAGAATTACGCAATGAACGGGCAAGTTTAGCCCAAAAAGTCGACGAACTCTCAATGCGGATTGCGGGCATAGAAAAGACCGAAGCATTGTTAAAAGAAACCTTGATGACCGCACAAAAAGCGACTTCGGAAATAAAAGATAACGCCAAAAAAGAAGCCGAGTTGATAATTAGTAAAGCAAAAACCGAAGCAGAAAATATTAAACATCATCTTCAAGAGCAGATTCAAAGAATGGAAAAAGTAATTGCTGATTTGCAAGTGCAAAAGATTAATCTTATCAGTCAAATTAAATCAATGATTACAAATTTCTCAATGTTGATTGAACAGATGGAATCAAAGGAGAAGAAATCTTAA
- a CDS encoding purine-nucleoside phosphorylase — MSMHQTNIFQKIQESVRFIRSKIDDKPNIGIILGTGLGKLVSDITIKKTIDYTEIPHFLRPTVESHSGRLIFGRLSGKRVVAMQGRFHYYEGYDMADITHPVRVMKELGVKILIVSNASGGLNPQFSVSDIMVITDHINLMGNNPLRGVNDTKLGPRFPDMYNCYDKGLIKLVEAVALKSKIKIQKGVYVAVHGPNLETAAEYRFLRIIGGDAVGMSTVPEVIVARQIGLKVLGLSVITDMGLPDAMQPVAFTHVLAAANKAEPNLTRLIREVVRAIPINELRK; from the coding sequence ATGTCTATGCATCAAACTAATATTTTTCAGAAAATTCAAGAAAGCGTCAGGTTTATTCGTAGTAAGATTGACGATAAACCGAATATCGGAATCATTTTAGGCACTGGGCTGGGAAAATTAGTATCAGACATAACGATTAAAAAAACAATCGATTATACGGAGATACCTCATTTTTTACGCCCAACAGTTGAAAGTCATTCTGGACGATTAATCTTTGGTCGATTAAGTGGTAAAAGAGTTGTCGCAATGCAAGGCCGATTTCACTATTATGAGGGTTATGATATGGCAGATATTACTCATCCGGTTCGTGTAATGAAAGAGTTAGGGGTAAAAATTCTGATTGTTTCAAATGCCAGCGGCGGCTTAAATCCACAATTTTCCGTTAGCGATATTATGGTGATAACTGACCACATTAATCTGATGGGCAATAATCCATTACGGGGAGTCAATGATACTAAATTAGGACCAAGATTTCCTGATATGTATAATTGCTATGATAAAGGACTAATTAAATTAGTTGAAGCAGTAGCATTAAAATCAAAGATTAAGATTCAAAAAGGTGTTTATGTTGCGGTCCATGGTCCTAATTTGGAAACTGCAGCCGAATATCGGTTTTTACGAATTATTGGCGGAGATGCGGTAGGTATGTCCACGGTTCCGGAAGTAATTGTCGCGCGACAAATTGGTCTTAAAGTTTTGGGTCTTTCCGTAATTACTGATATGGGGTTACCTGATGCAATGCAACCAGTAGCATTTACGCATGTTTTAGCCGCTGCCAATAAAGCCGAACCTAATTTGACCCGATTGATTCGTGAGGTTGTAAGGGCAATTCCTATAAATGAACTTCGCAAATAA
- the bamD gene encoding outer membrane protein assembly factor BamD — protein MKITSKKSFLLILLVLIVLLACAKRKTVMVNYNPEEDFNRALSAFESKQYNKAIEMFQNVLFNYPGTSYAGDAQFYIANAYFMKKNYRDAIYEFEFFIKSFLGSQYLEEAYYKLALCYYYLAPTVIRDQSFLYKTVEILDELQEKFPATKYTDEINRLKREVAERWAQKEFIVGELYYKAGELTSAQVYFQYLLDNFPSTKWAERSTLLLAQIYEKKDSLDKAINLYQMLSNATETDTAIKKIAQMRLKQLGVSP, from the coding sequence GTGAAAATTACCTCGAAAAAAAGTTTTCTTTTGATATTGTTAGTTCTAATAGTATTGCTCGCTTGTGCAAAACGAAAAACAGTAATGGTTAATTACAATCCGGAAGAAGATTTTAACCGAGCACTCAGTGCCTTTGAATCTAAGCAATATAATAAAGCAATTGAGATGTTTCAGAATGTTCTTTTTAATTATCCGGGCACAAGTTATGCGGGTGATGCTCAGTTTTATATTGCTAATGCTTACTTTATGAAAAAGAATTATCGTGATGCAATTTATGAGTTCGAATTTTTTATCAAAAGTTTTTTAGGAAGCCAATATTTAGAAGAGGCTTATTATAAATTAGCCCTTTGCTATTACTATTTAGCACCGACCGTAATCCGAGACCAATCATTTTTATATAAAACGGTTGAGATTTTAGATGAACTTCAAGAAAAGTTTCCTGCGACTAAATATACAGATGAGATTAATAGGTTAAAAAGAGAAGTTGCGGAACGATGGGCGCAAAAGGAATTTATTGTTGGCGAATTGTATTATAAAGCCGGGGAATTGACTTCTGCTCAGGTATACTTTCAGTACTTGCTGGATAATTTTCCTTCGACCAAATGGGCCGAACGAAGCACTTTGCTTTTAGCACAAATTTATGAAAAAAAAGACTCTTTAGATAAGGCGATTAACCTTTATCAAATGTTATCGAATGCCACCGAAACTGATACGGCAATAAAAAAGATTGCCCAAATGCGACTGAAACAATTAGGAGTAAGTCCTTAA
- the nadD gene encoding nicotinate (nicotinamide) nucleotide adenylyltransferase, with amino-acid sequence MAKDFPKKIGIFGGAFNPIHLGHLVTVEEVRERLKLDKIIFIPTFLPPHKKKIVDYRHRRSMVKLAIKNNPNFEISDIEKRIKGKSFTIETLKLLSKKYPKARFYLIIGADEYLLLNTWHEPEKLSQYATLVVMLRPRQEIDTIYPKFVNTKIIKVTQIDISSSEIRQAIKLGRSVRYKICDAVYNYIKKNKLYLE; translated from the coding sequence ATGGCCAAAGATTTTCCTAAAAAAATTGGCATTTTCGGTGGTGCATTTAATCCGATTCATTTAGGCCATCTGGTCACAGTAGAAGAGGTTAGAGAAAGATTGAAATTAGATAAAATTATTTTTATTCCGACATTTTTACCGCCACATAAGAAAAAAATTGTTGATTATCGTCATCGCCGTTCAATGGTTAAATTAGCAATTAAAAATAACCCGAATTTTGAAATCTCGGATATTGAAAAACGAATCAAGGGAAAGTCGTTTACAATTGAAACATTGAAATTATTATCGAAAAAATACCCTAAAGCCCGATTCTATTTAATTATTGGTGCAGATGAGTATTTGTTATTAAACACTTGGCATGAACCAGAGAAATTATCTCAATATGCAACTTTGGTTGTGATGTTAAGACCGCGCCAAGAGATTGATACTATCTACCCCAAGTTTGTTAATACCAAGATTATCAAAGTGACTCAAATTGATATATCGAGTAGTGAAATTAGACAAGCAATAAAATTAGGTAGAAGTGTGAGATATAAAATTTGCGATGCAGTTTATAATTATATTAAGAAAAATAAACTTTATTTAGAATAA
- the yajC gene encoding preprotein translocase subunit YajC — MINYLYGQGQTPSGGNPIIGFLPIILIIVILYFLMILPQQRRQKKHAQMLAELKRGDRVVLSSGIYGVITNVKERTFMVKIAENAEIEIEKTSIAYKL; from the coding sequence ATGATAAATTATCTATATGGACAAGGACAAACACCATCTGGTGGAAATCCGATAATCGGTTTTTTACCAATAATTTTGATTATTGTCATTCTGTATTTTTTGATGATACTACCACAACAACGAAGACAAAAGAAGCATGCTCAGATGCTGGCTGAACTTAAAAGAGGTGACCGCGTAGTTCTCTCCAGTGGTATTTACGGTGTGATTACTAATGTTAAAGAGAGAACTTTTATGGTCAAAATTGCGGAGAATGCTGAGATTGAAATTGAAAAGACATCTATTGCTTACAAGTTATAG
- the def gene encoding peptide deformylase has product MKGENRKIRLYGDPILRKKARPVKKIDNSIKKIIADLKVTMVTQDGLGLAANQIGELVSIFCFNPEPVNVKKDSSAPNDIEPMVVINPEIIKYEGEEEREEACLSIPNIVEVVLRAKEVVVRGLDENGKPIQIEGKGLLARVFQHEIDHLNGILFIDHLSPIRQQMLKKQLEAISQKNRQT; this is encoded by the coding sequence ATGAAAGGCGAAAATCGGAAAATCCGTTTATACGGTGACCCAATACTAAGAAAGAAGGCAAGACCAGTAAAAAAAATTGATAACTCAATTAAGAAGATAATCGCAGATTTAAAAGTAACTATGGTAACGCAAGATGGCTTAGGCTTAGCCGCAAATCAAATTGGCGAATTGGTTTCGATTTTCTGCTTTAATCCCGAACCAGTTAATGTAAAGAAGGACTCATCAGCACCCAATGATATTGAACCAATGGTTGTTATCAATCCTGAAATAATTAAATACGAAGGAGAAGAGGAAAGAGAAGAAGCCTGCTTATCAATTCCCAATATTGTTGAAGTTGTCTTGCGAGCCAAAGAAGTTGTTGTGAGAGGATTAGATGAAAACGGAAAACCTATTCAGATTGAAGGTAAAGGATTGCTTGCCCGAGTGTTTCAACACGAAATTGACCACCTTAACGGAATTTTATTTATCGACCATTTGTCACCAATTCGGCAGCAGATGTTAAAAAAACAACTGGAGGCAATAAGTCAAAAAAATCGCCAGACTTAA
- the fmt gene encoding methionyl-tRNA formyltransferase produces the protein MKVLFWGTSKFGTRSLEAMVQSGYEIIGVVTSPERPSGRGLKMQPSPIKITAQKLNLKIFEPDNPNTNEFYETLRNEQIDICVLVAYGFIIKPLLLGLPSKGFVNLHPSLLPKYRGAAPIQRAIMQGEQKTGVTTFFMNERMDAGPIILQAETEIGINETYDELSERLAHIGAEILLQTLNLIKENKVSVRPQDDNQVTFAPKIKKEECLINWHFSAKTLHNLIRGLSSEPGAWTYFRNRITKILKTELLTDTIAGLSKYKPGEILPNKKSLLVATQDGVLKILSLKIEGGKLISGVDFINGQRVQTGECFVSI, from the coding sequence ATGAAAGTCTTGTTCTGGGGAACATCTAAATTTGGAACTCGTAGTTTAGAAGCGATGGTTCAAAGTGGTTATGAGATAATTGGTGTTGTGACATCCCCTGAAAGACCTTCAGGTCGTGGATTAAAAATGCAACCGAGTCCGATAAAAATTACTGCTCAAAAGTTAAACTTAAAAATATTTGAGCCGGATAATCCTAACACCAATGAATTTTATGAAACTTTGCGTAATGAACAAATTGATATCTGTGTATTGGTCGCATATGGCTTTATTATAAAACCGCTACTTTTAGGATTACCCAGTAAAGGCTTTGTTAATCTTCATCCTTCACTATTACCCAAATATCGTGGAGCCGCACCCATTCAACGAGCAATAATGCAGGGAGAACAGAAAACTGGTGTTACTACTTTTTTTATGAATGAAAGAATGGATGCCGGTCCAATTATTTTACAAGCAGAGACAGAAATTGGTATTAATGAAACCTATGATGAATTAAGTGAACGATTAGCTCATATAGGTGCCGAGATTTTATTACAGACACTTAATCTAATTAAAGAAAATAAAGTTTCCGTAAGACCACAAGATGATAATCAAGTGACTTTTGCACCAAAGATAAAGAAAGAGGAGTGTTTGATAAATTGGCATTTTAGCGCTAAAACGCTTCATAATTTGATTCGCGGTTTATCTTCAGAACCTGGGGCTTGGACCTATTTTCGCAATCGAATAACAAAGATATTAAAAACTGAACTATTAACTGATACCATAGCAGGCTTAAGTAAATATAAACCAGGTGAAATATTACCTAATAAAAAAAGTTTACTTGTCGCAACTCAGGATGGCGTACTTAAAATATTGTCTTTGAAAATAGAAGGTGGAAAATTAATTAGTGGCGTTGATTTTATTAATGGTCAGCGAGTTCAAACTGGCGAATGTTTCGTTTCAATATGA
- a CDS encoding PASTA domain-containing protein, translating to MRFIHWLLIIIGAFGLGVIIFNFLIMPWIIGRGKEVIVPNLIGKSLIEAQKILEAQNLALGKTEEIFDTIFPIGYVVQQKPKPGSIVKPGRPIILYLSKGTRKIKVPFLLQMPLERAMTILSNIGLIPTSIETIRSITTGQGKVIGIEPEPGSEISLGTPIKLLVSGGPAGAFLMPNFVGVPINIAIDSVVKCGLVIGTIQEQEVESEAEAGMVVIQYPEDGMRVKTGDTIKLIVGKRAK from the coding sequence ATGAGGTTTATTCATTGGCTATTAATTATTATTGGTGCATTTGGATTAGGTGTTATAATCTTTAATTTTTTAATTATGCCTTGGATTATTGGCCGAGGAAAAGAAGTAATTGTTCCCAATTTGATTGGTAAATCTTTGATTGAAGCACAAAAAATTCTGGAAGCTCAGAACCTTGCATTAGGCAAGACCGAAGAAATATTTGATACAATTTTTCCCATTGGTTATGTGGTTCAACAAAAACCTAAACCAGGAAGTATTGTTAAACCTGGGCGACCAATAATTCTCTATCTGAGCAAAGGAACAAGAAAGATAAAAGTGCCATTTTTATTACAAATGCCGTTAGAACGGGCGATGACAATTTTGTCTAACATCGGACTTATTCCGACTTCAATAGAAACTATTAGGTCAATTACTACAGGACAAGGCAAAGTAATTGGAATTGAACCAGAACCTGGTTCAGAAATTTCTCTCGGAACACCTATAAAATTATTGGTCTCAGGTGGACCAGCAGGAGCCTTTTTAATGCCTAATTTTGTTGGGGTGCCAATAAATATTGCAATTGATTCTGTTGTTAAGTGTGGTTTAGTTATCGGCACAATTCAAGAGCAAGAAGTAGAATCTGAAGCAGAAGCCGGAATGGTTGTGATTCAATACCCTGAAGATGGTATGCGCGTAAAAACTGGTGATACGATAAAACTGATTGTGGGAAAGAGAGCAAAATGA
- the rpe gene encoding ribulose-phosphate 3-epimerase — MKIAASILNCNFLNLGDEIKKIQLAGIDAIHLDVMDGHFVPNLSFGVPILKAIKPILKVPIISHLMVKEPEKMLEYFIPDSDGIIFHIEATNKPNQCLKLINDARKVTGIALNPDTPIEQVEPFLDLIDEILIMSVYPGFGGQTFIPGTITKIIKTKEMIKNKNMQIMIAVDGGVNLDNSKELISAGVDILITGTAIFHSKDYVETIRRFRCLK; from the coding sequence ATGAAGATTGCAGCATCAATTCTAAATTGTAATTTTTTGAATTTAGGTGATGAAATTAAAAAAATCCAACTCGCCGGTATTGATGCAATTCATTTGGATGTAATGGATGGTCATTTTGTGCCTAATCTTAGTTTCGGTGTTCCGATATTAAAAGCAATTAAGCCAATATTAAAAGTTCCTATCATAAGCCATTTGATGGTAAAAGAACCAGAGAAGATGCTCGAATATTTTATTCCTGATTCTGATGGTATAATTTTTCATATTGAAGCCACCAATAAACCAAATCAATGTCTTAAACTTATTAACGATGCCAGGAAGGTAACGGGTATTGCCTTAAATCCAGATACACCAATAGAGCAGGTTGAACCATTCCTTGATTTAATTGATGAGATTTTAATAATGAGTGTATATCCAGGATTTGGTGGTCAGACATTTATTCCTGGAACTATTACCAAGATTATCAAGACAAAAGAAATGATAAAAAATAAAAACATGCAAATTATGATAGCAGTAGATGGTGGAGTTAATCTTGATAACAGCAAAGAACTAATAAGCGCCGGTGTCGATATTCTAATAACAGGAACAGCAATATTTCATTCTAAAGATTATGTCGAAACGATTAGAAGATTTCGATGTTTGAAATAA
- the ffh gene encoding signal recognition particle protein → MFEIITDKFVKLQRKLLGYGRLSSKEISEAIREIRITLLSADVNYKVVGEFIRELQTKIEEKKIVESLRPGELINVVLYEELVKLLGEKPAKLQFTRTPTIINLVGLQGTGKTTTAGKLAAKYKNKKPLLVACDVKRPAASEQLRLLAQRVGCDFFPVGDDALKTCLLALAQAKDRGNQLIIFDTAGRLHINEELMQELKTIKEKTNPDYTLLVVDGMVGQDAVSQAQEFHNALNISGAIVTKLDGDAKGGAVVSIRKVTSVPIYFIGTGEKIEDLEEFYPDRISTRILGLGDIKTLQEKVASAISPKEQEVVAEKFLKGKFDFNDFLNQLKSIRKMGSISKLLSMIPGAKNLKGLENIDDKDFIRVEAIIQSMTKEERENPEIIDGSRRKRIAIGSGTSVEDVNRLLKEFRQAKQLMQSMGSGKLKFFNR, encoded by the coding sequence ATGTTTGAAATAATTACCGATAAATTCGTTAAATTACAAAGAAAATTATTAGGTTATGGTCGGCTCAGTTCCAAAGAAATATCAGAGGCAATAAGAGAAATTCGAATCACTTTACTCTCAGCCGATGTTAACTATAAAGTCGTGGGTGAGTTCATCCGAGAGTTGCAAACAAAAATCGAAGAGAAAAAAATCGTTGAGAGTTTAAGACCCGGCGAATTGATAAATGTTGTTTTATATGAAGAATTAGTTAAACTATTAGGTGAAAAACCCGCAAAACTACAATTTACTCGAACTCCAACAATAATAAATTTAGTTGGTCTACAAGGAACAGGCAAAACAACGACAGCAGGCAAATTAGCCGCAAAATATAAGAACAAAAAACCACTTTTGGTTGCCTGTGATGTTAAAAGGCCAGCAGCCTCAGAACAATTGAGATTATTAGCCCAAAGAGTCGGTTGTGACTTTTTCCCAGTTGGAGACGATGCACTTAAAACTTGTCTTTTAGCATTAGCCCAAGCAAAGGATAGAGGAAACCAGTTAATAATTTTCGATACTGCTGGACGATTGCATATTAATGAAGAGTTAATGCAGGAATTAAAAACAATCAAAGAAAAAACTAATCCAGATTATACTTTATTAGTTGTCGATGGGATGGTGGGGCAAGATGCGGTCTCGCAAGCACAAGAATTTCATAATGCATTGAATATTTCTGGTGCAATTGTGACAAAACTCGATGGTGACGCTAAAGGAGGTGCCGTGGTGTCGATTCGGAAAGTGACATCAGTACCAATATATTTTATCGGAACCGGTGAGAAAATAGAAGATTTAGAAGAATTTTATCCTGACCGAATCAGCACCCGAATTTTAGGACTGGGAGATATAAAAACACTTCAAGAAAAAGTTGCTTCCGCAATTTCACCCAAAGAACAAGAAGTAGTTGCAGAAAAATTTCTTAAAGGAAAATTCGATTTTAATGATTTTCTGAACCAATTGAAATCAATTAGAAAAATGGGGAGTATATCAAAATTGCTTTCAATGATACCCGGAGCAAAAAACTTAAAAGGATTGGAAAATATCGACGATAAAGATTTTATCCGGGTTGAAGCAATAATTCAATCAATGACCAAGGAAGAACGAGAGAATCCTGAAATTATTGACGGCTCAAGACGAAAACGGATTGCAATCGGCAGTGGAACATCAGTCGAAGATGTCAACCGCTTACTAAAGGAATTCCGTCAAGCCAAGCAATTGATGCAAAGTATGGGTTCTGGAAAACTGAAGTTCTTTAATAGGTAA